A window of the Hordeum vulgare subsp. vulgare chromosome 5H, MorexV3_pseudomolecules_assembly, whole genome shotgun sequence genome harbors these coding sequences:
- the LOC123397740 gene encoding neural Wiskott-Aldrich syndrome protein-like encodes MAPPPPPSKEITGDRAEPPPPSKEIARDRAEPCGNASSALSLILPMPSLAPAPPPPSKGVIVEKAEPCVAAPSPILSPAPPPPPLLLPGMHRPHLPLTSPSPPSGRFTGSFRPRFLPVPVRGHRDPPPGYRAAAPSWSELHCLPRRA; translated from the coding sequence atggcgccgccgccaccgccgtccAAGGAAATCACCGGGGATCGAGCAGAGCCGCCACCACCGTCCAAGGAAATCGCTAGGGATCGAGCAGAACCTTGCGGGAATGCGTCCTCTGCTCTCTCCCTCATCCTGCCGATGCCATCTTTGGCTCCCGCTCCTCCTCCGCCGTCAAAGGGGGTCATCGTGGAGAAAGCCGAGCCTTGTGTGGCTGCTCCTTCCCCAATTCTGTCACCTGCTCCcccgcctcctcctcttctgctcCCAGGAATGCACAGACCTCACCTTCCACTCACCTCACCTTCACCTCCCAGCGGGCGCTTCACTGGATCTTTTCGGCCCCGGTTCTTGCCCGTGCCCGTGCGTGGACACCGTGATCCACCGCCGGGCTACCGGGCTGCTGCCCCTTCTTGGTCGGAGCTCCACTGCCTCCCGCGCCGCGCGTAG